The Thermoanaerobacterium thermosaccharolyticum DSM 571 region AAAAGAACTAACACCGGGAATTATTTCATAATCTATATTTTCTTTTTTTAGCCTTACAATTTGTTCATGTATGGCACCGTAAATAGCAGGATCTCCTGTATGTATTCTTGCTACATCTTTTCCATCCTTATGAGATTTTACAATAAGCCCAATTATTTCATCAAGATTCATTGTAGCACTATCGTAAACTTCGGCCTTTGGCTTTGCGTATTTCAATATCTCTTTATTGACAAGTGACCCTGCGTATATGACAACATCACAAGCCTGTATTATTTTTATGCCTTTTAATGTTATAAGTTCAGGATCTCCTGGTCCTGCACCAATAAAATAAACCACAGCTACTTCACCTTCTTTGCAATAATCAAAGACAAATAGTCTATCTTTTTTCCTATGTATTTATCAAGATCGTAACATATTTCTTCATCTTGATGACCGCACTTTATTACAAGATATCCTTTGAAGTTTTTTTCTTTTAAAAGATTTACTATTTCCTCGTATCTTCTCGAAATTTTCATCAATACCACGTTATCAAACATATCAAGTGCTTTTGAAATTTCTAATATATCTCCTGATGGAACAACTGCAAAAGTTTCATTCCCCTCTGCAATTGGAATATTTAATCTTGAAGCAGCTGCGCTATATGAGCTAATTCCAGGGATGGTCTCTGTCTCATAACCTTCAATTCCCTTTAGAATGTATATGTAAGTACTATAAATCATGGGGTCTCCTATTGTTATAAAAGCTACATCTTTCCCATCATCAAGAAATTTTTTGATTTTTTTAATATTTTCTTCCCATTTTGCTTTAAGATCTTCTTTTGAGTATGTCATTGGGAATTCTATAAATACTACATCACATTTTATATAAGGCTTTGCAATTTCATAAGCAATACTTCCTTCTCCTTTACTTGAAGGAGCTATCACCACATCTACTTTTTGAAGTATTTTTACAGCTTTTAAAGTAATTAAGCTTTCTTCCCCCGGTCCCACTCCTATACCGTATAATTTTGCCATTCTATCCCTCTCTCTTAGCCGATATAATGTATACAGGATTTTGCGATACCATCATCGTCTTATTTCCCGCTTCTTTTGACACCGAAATATTGACGCATATTGTTTGGACCGTAAACAATCTTTGTTTAAAACAATGATGAGCAGAATACACAGTATCAAGTGTAATCCCGTTTACTACAACTACCCCATCTTCCTTTAATTTAGTTGTGACAATGTCAAATATTTGATACATTTTATCCCCTGTCCCCCCAATGAATACCCTGTCAGGTGAAGGCAAATCTAAAAGGGCATCAGGAGCTAAACCATACACCACAACAATATTTTCTACGTTAAATTTCTTAATGTTTTCGTTTATAAGTCTTACACCTTCTTCCTCTTTTTCAATAGAATAAACAACACCTTTTTTCGATATTAATGCAGCCTCAACGGACACAGAGCCTGTACCAGCGCCAATGTCCCATACTACACTGTCTTCTTTAAGCCTCAGTTTAGATATTGACAAAACTCGTATTTCTTCCTTTGTCATTGGGACATTGCCTCTTACAAAATATTCATCAGGAATTCCAGGTGTCATATATTGCCACATGTTATCACCACTACATTTAAATCAAATTTTTTATTGCAGTTTAAAAGTTCTTCTACTGTAAAAGAGTAAATCCTCTCCGTATCATAAGACAGATTTTCACCAACGTGTATTTTCCTGTCTTGCAAATTTTTTTCTTTCAACATAGCTGCAACAAATTGCGGCGTATGCGTATCATCAGTAAAAATAGCGACTTTTTTATTCTCTTTTACTTTTTTTACCAAATCTTCAGTACGACCATGTAAGCTTACAACCGCCAAGTCATTCATTGTTATTTTAAGTTTTGCACACATATACTGTATTGAGCTTATGCCTGGAATTATTTCTAATTGCTTTTTGTCCACATATTTTAAAATCACTTCCGCTATGCCATACAAAGAAGGTTCTCCTGATGCTAAAATAACAATATTGCCTTCTTTGTTGAGTATACCATGATAATCTGTTGAAGCGTTTATCATAATCTTTTCGCAATCAATATCTTTAAATTCTTCAAGATGGCGCCGGCCTCCCACCAGTACATCTGCCTCTTTTATTCTTTCAAGTGCATAAGTGGTAATGAATTTTTTGTTTCCCGGCCCTATCCCTACAATTGTCACCATTCTACTTTATCACCTGCTTTTGCAATAATGCCTCTTTTCAATGAAATGAGATGTATTTCGATATTTAATTTATCGTAAACATACTGCTTACATTTCATGTAGACCCTGTCTGCTATAAACTGACTAAAGTCTTTTATATTGATTCCCGCCTTTTCAATTATATCAAGGGCTTCTTCTGTCGTATTTGAATCCAGAACTTTGTCAACAGTCTCTTTATCTGCACCAAAATGGGCTACATAGGCCGCCATTATTTCTGCTCTCGCATCTGCAACATGGCTGTGGGTATTAAATATCCCTGCCGCTACTTTTACGAGTTTCCCTATATGCCCTGCCAATACCACATGTGTAAAACCGTACTCTACTGCCTTTTCTAGCATAAATCCCAAAAAATTACCATAAGATATGATGAGTCTTTCTCCCACACCTTCTTTTAAAGCATATTCTTTGCCATAATTTCCTGGAGCAAAAACTACCCTTTTGTATCCTTCAGCAGAAAGGATAGAAAGTTCTAACTCAAGAGAAGATTTTAAAGCTTCCTCCGACATAGGCTCTACAATCCCTGTAGTACCAAGTATTGATATACCGCCTACAATTCCAAGCCTTGGGTTGAAGGTCTTTAAAGCCACCTTTTCACCGCCTGGTACACTTATGGTAATTTTTACACCTTTCCCTTCCGGCAGTACTTTTTTGACTTCATTTAAAATCATTGACATTGGAACAGGATTAATAGCGGATTTCCCAGGGCTTACGGGAAGTCCCGGTTTTGTGACTACTCCAACTCCTTCGCCTCCATAGACTTCTACCCCTTCTCCTTCTTTTACCTCAGCCTTCGAATAAATTATAAGGCCGTGAGTAGCATCCGGGTCATCCCCTCCGTCTTTTCTTATACCGCACTTTACCCAGCCTTCTCCTGAAGTTATATCCAAAACCTCCAGCTTAAGCCGCCATCCCTTTGGAGTATCTATCTCTACAGTATCTAGTCTCCTACCTGTAAAAAGCATGTAAGTAGAAGCCTTCGATGCAGCGGCTGCACAAGATCCTGTAGTATAACCATACCTTAATTTTTTTCCTCTCTTTACAGCGTAGTTCTCCATAAACACCACTCTATCTTTCTATCATGTAAAGAAGGGCATTAACTATCGCTGCTGCTACTGTGCTTCCTCCTTTTTTCCCTTCTGTTATGATGTAAGGAATATCAAGCTTTTTTACCTCTTCCTTCGCCTCTTCAGCTCCAACAAAGCCAACAGGAACACCTATTATAAGGGAAGGCTTTGCTTTTCCTTCTCTCGCAAGCTCTATGAGTCTAAATAAAGCTGTGGGGGCATTTCCAATAGCAAAGATTTTATTGCTTTCGTCTTTTGCCGCTATTTCCATAGCTGCCATTGATCTTGTAATGCCACACTTCTTTGAAATATCTTTAGCTTCAGGAAGATTAATGTAACTTTTTACTTTTGAACCTATCTTCTCTAATACCTTTTTATTTATTCCTGCTTCCGCCATCTTTGTATCACTAACAATATTAAATCCTTCCTTTAGTACCTTTAAACCGTCTTCTATCGCTCCTTTTGAGATTTTAAGTATATTGGCAAATTCAAAATCTGCTGTTGCGTGAATCACCCTTTTTACTATTAAAAGCTCTTTTTTATCGAATTTAGACTCATCTATGTTTTTGCCTATTATTTCAAAACTCTTTTTTTCAATTTCCCACGGATCTTTTATGTAATTCATAAATTATCTCTCCAATAAACTTTATTTTACTTCCTCTGTCCTTTCCAAAATTATATCCACGATTCTGTCGTCATAGCCAATTGGCCTTCCAAATTTTATAGAAAGACCGGGATACTTCTTTCTCTCCTCTTCAAAAACCATCGGTATATCCTCTTTTATATGTATTCCTTCGAATAAAAATAGTGGCACAGCAACGATATCATAAATACCTTCTTTTACAAACTCTTTAATAGAAGTAGGGATGTCAGGAGTGTCAAATTCCATAAATCCTGCCTTCACATTTTTGTATTTATTTAAGCTCTTTATTCTATCTACCACCTTGATTACAACTTTTTTTGTCTCCTTAATGCGGCTCCCATGAGCTATGACTAACAACCCTTTCTCCATTTTATCTCTCCTCTTTCTACTACAAGCGTTAAAGCTCAAGCTTTTTTTCTAGGTATTCACTTGGCTACTTTTTTATGCAAAATTAAGATAAAAAATTTGGTCTGAAAGTGAAAGTTTCTTAATATCCCAGTCTCTCCTATAAAGTTTAATCACTCTGTAAGACAGATTGAGATTTTTTATGAATTTCTCAAACTTGTTGTCAAGCCACGGTGGTGTCCATGCCCCCGATCTACAAATATGTACAGCTACCGTGTATATACCTTCAGGTAATACATCTATATCCCTGTAATATCGAATTGAAAAAAGTTTATTAAAATCTTTAAAGTCCTCAGGCTTTTCAAAAGTATGAGGACTATATATTATGTGAGCCCTTTTTATTTTGCCCTCATTTAAGAGCTTCCCCAGCCAGTTGGCACAGTTTAGCTCAAAATTAACCGAGCTCATTCCTGCATAGCCTAAATCAGCGTGTGTGTCGAAAGAATACACTTCTTCACATTTATTAGCTTTGGCGATATAATAGGATAGCATATGAGATTCAGATACAAACACTTTGATATTTCTTATAAAATCAAAATGTTCTTTTATTTTGACCCAAAAATCTTTTAATACAGAAGTTGTATCTACTGACTTTTCAAGATCCTCACCTTTTAAAACACTTTTTATATACCTCTTATACCAGATTGCCTCTATGTTTTTTTGGTTTTCAACATAAGAACCCAGCCACTCTCTTTTCAAAGGGATAAAGTAATCCCAATCTATGCTCAAAAGGCTGTGAACCATATTCACCACCTATTAATCTCTAAAATACCACCTTTATTTAAAATAATCTAAAAATTGAATTTGATTTTATTAGTGGGCTTTAAAATAAACCATATTTATTCTTTTTAGCAGTATTTGCGTAAATAAAGCATATATTGGCACATTGATAACTTCTCCTACAACTTTTGGAGGTAAAGTAGTTACTATTGGTATTTTAAATAACAATTGAAGAAAATAAGGCACGAGTATTACTGATGAAATGAACTGACCTACTCCAATTGCTATTAATAATTGCCATAGAGAAGGAATTGGAGCTTTTACCGGCTTCAAAATCAAAGGAGGAATAATACCTGTGAGAGCTGCTGTCATTGTAAAATGTGGCATATATGGTCCTAAAGGATTAATGTAATATCCAATTATATCACCTACAGCACCTACTATTCCTCCTGCTGTTGGTCCAAACATTATTCCTGCAAGAATTACCGGTAATGCGCCAAAGCCAATTCTTATACTTTCAATGCCGCCAATAGCTATTTTAATACTAGCTATTCTACTTAAAACTATGTTTAGGCTAATCAACAATGCTAGAAAAACCAGTTCTCGCGCATGTATTTTTTTCATTAAACAAGCCTCCCTACCATATTTTATTGGGATATAGTGAAACTACTACACAATTAGAAAAAGACTACTACAATGGTACCATAAAGTCTATATATCCTCAATACTCTCAAATCAAGTTTCTGTTGCAAAATACACAATTTGATTATTTTTATTCTCATCTCCTTGTATTGTCCATTTATAATCATATGTGTTTTGAATTTTTTACGTTTTTTATTTACCAATTATTAAAAACTTTTTTCTTTAATATTTTTAATATTATTATAGCAAATTAGTTGCCTTTTTATATAAAGTACAAAAAGGCACGATAGTTTTTCACCATCATGCCTAATTTTTATCATATACATTTGTTTTGCAATATTACTTGTTTTTTGATAATTTTTTCTAAAAACAAAAAACTGAAGGAATTTTTTCTATACTTGACATTACTGTATACATACTATACAATAAAGTCATGGAAAAAAAGATTGAAAAAATAAGTGAATTATTTTTAAACTTAATATGCGAATTTTACGAATATGATAGCAAGGCTCGTACTTTTGGTACAGATACAGAGCTTTATCATTCCGAAATACATATGCTTCAGTGTATTCAAGATAATCCAGGTTTGCATATTTCTGCTATTGCACGTAAATTAGGTATCACAAGGGGTGCGGCATCACAAACTGCTAAAAGACTTGAAAGAAAGCAAATGATTGTAAAGGAGATGAACCATACCAGAGGATCTAAAGTCGTCATGTACCTCACTCCCAAAGGTGAGATAGCTTGTTTCAACCACAAGTGTGCACACGAAAAGTACAACACAATCATATCCGAAATTCTAACTGGATCGGATGAAGAACAATTAAAGTTTCTTTCAGATTTTCTTTTGCAGTTTGAAAAAGCGTTAAAGGAAAATTGATTTTTATATAAAATGTGTATAGTATCTATACAATATTCATAGGAGGTTTCTAAAATTGAACAATCAATTCAATGAAAAACTATTTGTTATGACAAGATCGTTTATAATTTTAATGGCAATTGTTTGCGGCGTTTCCGTTGCAAATCTTTATTATATTCAGCCATTGGAAGCACAAATTGCAGCTACATTTCATGTTTCACAAGGAGCAGCGGGAATTGCAGCCATGATGACGCAAATTGGTTATGCATGCGGCCTTTTACTTTTTGTTCCGCTAGGCGATATATGCGAAAGCCGTTCACTTATTCTACGTATGCTTCTTTTTGTTGATATATCACTACTTGCAGCTGCACTATCGCCTTGTTATTTGTTACTGCTCTTTGCCATGTTTACCATGGGGATTACGACAATTGTGCCACAGATTATCGTGCCATATGCAGCACATCTTTCACCTCCGGAAGAGCAAGGTAAAGTCATTGGAGACGTTATGAGCGGTCTATTGATTGGAATCTTGATATCAAGAATATTTAGCGGGCTTATTGGTGCAGTTTTGACCTGGCGGGCTGTTTATTTATTTGCAACAGGATTAATTATGATCCTTATGATTTTGATTAGATATTATTTCCCAAAAGATCAACCTTCCTCCCAAATATCGTGGGGAGAGTTGCTTAAATCCATACCATATCTTATAAAAAGTGAACGCACATTGCGTGAATCAGCGATTAACGGCTTTTTCATGTTTGGTTCTTTCAGTACGTTCTGGACTTCTCTCATTTTTTTACTTGAAACACCGGTTTATCATATGGGAACAAAAGAAGCTGGCTTATTTGGACTAGCAGGAATAGCAGGTGCTCTCGCGGCACCTTTGATTGGAAAAGGATCTGACATAAAAAGTCCGCGCTTCACAGTAGGAATCGGTGTCATACTATCGACGCTTGCCTATCTATGCTTTAGCCTATTCGGATATTATATTTGGGGCCTTATTGCAGGTGTTATCATACTTGATCTTGGAAATCAATGTGGGCAAGTCTCCAATCAAGCAAGGGTACAAGCGCTTGGCGATTCAGCACGCAGTCGCAATAATACTATATTCATGTTTTCGTATTTTATCGGCGGTGCAATAGGTTCCTTTCTTGGCACCCTTTGTTGGCAGCATTACGGATGGTACGGCGTTTGCATGGTAGGACTTACATTTCAACTTGCTGCGATAATTACTCATTTTTTGATTTATAGGAGATAAAAATTTGATGTATAGTAGATCCTTATATACTCAACTGTTTAAAGTTTAAGAAGCTTAGCCGGTGCTTTTTTAATAGGCAAAGATTTCAAAATTTTACTTTCATACTAACCTCCTAAGTATGACTTTTTAACCCTCTCATGGTTTTTTAAGACGGCTGTCGCACCTTCAAGTGAGATATTTCCTGTTTCAAGGACGTATGCTCTATCTTCAATAGATAGGGCCCTTTTAGCATTTTGCTCTACTAAAAGTATAGTTGTGCCGTCTTCGTTTATGCTTTTTTATTGTCTTAAAAATGCCTTTTAAAGCATTAACCATTCCATATGATACATTGAGATTTTCTATCTCTAACATATTTTAAGCACCTCCTTCAATTGATAAAATTTCAGATTCATCAGGATTTTTCTCTACTAGGTATGGCACCTACCATGTATATATCTCCTGGGCGAAATTGATGAGCTTCCTTATTCCGTAGATCATAGTATATCCAAGAGCTATTATTGCGTATATACTTCCTAAAGATAGGCCATTTATTAACTGCTCAAAAAATATTTACATAAATATCACCTCAAGTTAAAATATATTAATCGAGTAGGAGCTGAATAATTATTTTATTCAGCGTCCTCTCACACCACCGTACGTACCGTTCGGTATACGGCGGTTCATTAAGTGTTATTTCTCAAATTAATTTAGTCCAAAATCGAAAAAAATTATCAGATTAAATAATCTTGTGATCAAATTAATGCTAGAGGAATTTAAGAAAATTTTATCATATTCCTTTAGCATTAA contains the following coding sequences:
- the cobI gene encoding precorrin-2 C(20)-methyltransferase; the protein is MAKLYGIGVGPGEESLITLKAVKILQKVDVVIAPSSKGEGSIAYEIAKPYIKCDVVFIEFPMTYSKEDLKAKWEENIKKIKKFLDDGKDVAFITIGDPMIYSTYIYILKGIEGYETETIPGISSYSAAASRLNIPIAEGNETFAVVPSGDILEISKALDMFDNVVLMKISRRYEEIVNLLKEKNFKGYLVIKCGHQDEEICYDLDKYIGKKIDYLSLIIAKKVK
- the cbiT gene encoding precorrin-6Y C5,15-methyltransferase (decarboxylating) subunit CbiT, translated to MTPGIPDEYFVRGNVPMTKEEIRVLSISKLRLKEDSVVWDIGAGTGSVSVEAALISKKGVVYSIEKEEEGVRLINENIKKFNVENIVVVYGLAPDALLDLPSPDRVFIGGTGDKMYQIFDIVTTKLKEDGVVVVNGITLDTVYSAHHCFKQRLFTVQTICVNISVSKEAGNKTMMVSQNPVYIISAKREG
- the cbiE gene encoding precorrin-6y C5,15-methyltransferase (decarboxylating) subunit CbiE, which codes for MVTIVGIGPGNKKFITTYALERIKEADVLVGGRRHLEEFKDIDCEKIMINASTDYHGILNKEGNIVILASGEPSLYGIAEVILKYVDKKQLEIIPGISSIQYMCAKLKITMNDLAVVSLHGRTEDLVKKVKENKKVAIFTDDTHTPQFVAAMLKEKNLQDRKIHVGENLSYDTERIYSFTVEELLNCNKKFDLNVVVITCGNI
- the cbiD gene encoding cobalt-precorrin-5B (C(1))-methyltransferase CbiD: MENYAVKRGKKLRYGYTTGSCAAAASKASTYMLFTGRRLDTVEIDTPKGWRLKLEVLDITSGEGWVKCGIRKDGGDDPDATHGLIIYSKAEVKEGEGVEVYGGEGVGVVTKPGLPVSPGKSAINPVPMSMILNEVKKVLPEGKGVKITISVPGGEKVALKTFNPRLGIVGGISILGTTGIVEPMSEEALKSSLELELSILSAEGYKRVVFAPGNYGKEYALKEGVGERLIISYGNFLGFMLEKAVEYGFTHVVLAGHIGKLVKVAAGIFNTHSHVADARAEIMAAYVAHFGADKETVDKVLDSNTTEEALDIIEKAGINIKDFSQFIADRVYMKCKQYVYDKLNIEIHLISLKRGIIAKAGDKVEW
- a CDS encoding precorrin-8X methylmutase; protein product: MNYIKDPWEIEKKSFEIIGKNIDESKFDKKELLIVKRVIHATADFEFANILKISKGAIEDGLKVLKEGFNIVSDTKMAEAGINKKVLEKIGSKVKSYINLPEAKDISKKCGITRSMAAMEIAAKDESNKIFAIGNAPTALFRLIELAREGKAKPSLIIGVPVGFVGAEEAKEEVKKLDIPYIITEGKKGGSTVAAAIVNALLYMIER
- a CDS encoding sirohydrochlorin chelatase, coding for MEKGLLVIAHGSRIKETKKVVIKVVDRIKSLNKYKNVKAGFMEFDTPDIPTSIKEFVKEGIYDIVAVPLFLFEGIHIKEDIPMVFEEERKKYPGLSIKFGRPIGYDDRIVDIILERTEEVK
- a CDS encoding folate family ECF transporter S component; translated protein: MKKIHARELVFLALLISLNIVLSRIASIKIAIGGIESIRIGFGALPVILAGIMFGPTAGGIVGAVGDIIGYYINPLGPYMPHFTMTAALTGIIPPLILKPVKAPIPSLWQLLIAIGVGQFISSVILVPYFLQLLFKIPIVTTLPPKVVGEVINVPIYALFTQILLKRINMVYFKAH
- a CDS encoding MarR family winged helix-turn-helix transcriptional regulator, whose translation is MEKKIEKISELFLNLICEFYEYDSKARTFGTDTELYHSEIHMLQCIQDNPGLHISAIARKLGITRGAASQTAKRLERKQMIVKEMNHTRGSKVVMYLTPKGEIACFNHKCAHEKYNTIISEILTGSDEEQLKFLSDFLLQFEKALKEN
- a CDS encoding MFS transporter, whose amino-acid sequence is MNNQFNEKLFVMTRSFIILMAIVCGVSVANLYYIQPLEAQIAATFHVSQGAAGIAAMMTQIGYACGLLLFVPLGDICESRSLILRMLLFVDISLLAAALSPCYLLLLFAMFTMGITTIVPQIIVPYAAHLSPPEEQGKVIGDVMSGLLIGILISRIFSGLIGAVLTWRAVYLFATGLIMILMILIRYYFPKDQPSSQISWGELLKSIPYLIKSERTLRESAINGFFMFGSFSTFWTSLIFLLETPVYHMGTKEAGLFGLAGIAGALAAPLIGKGSDIKSPRFTVGIGVILSTLAYLCFSLFGYYIWGLIAGVIILDLGNQCGQVSNQARVQALGDSARSRNNTIFMFSYFIGGAIGSFLGTLCWQHYGWYGVCMVGLTFQLAAIITHFLIYRR